From Anopheles darlingi chromosome 2, idAnoDarlMG_H_01, whole genome shotgun sequence, the proteins below share one genomic window:
- the LOC125951667 gene encoding estradiol 17-beta-dehydrogenase 11-like isoform X2, producing the protein MILRLYASLIFCWDILIILVQLFLTLLKSLFHLVRPPKAKSLTGEVAAVIGSGRGVGYDLALQLAALGVKVACIDINTTDNDLLVRKIQAAGGTACAIECDVTDKAAVGKMVATVERNFGTISMLLHCCNVPSARSLVTEPPPIEFTLNLGVISHFLLLEAVLPKMKKVSHGHIVFLTSVAGVSGLKHQMPLAVSQFAVQGLYESTLEELRIEKRLHTIHTTLVHIYPFIITDHCLNDIRLRISSAFGRIKSDDAAQRIIAGVRRNDLEISIPGYLLFLSHLLRLLPRRATLLLRELIDTGLDL; encoded by the exons ATGATCTTACGATTATACGCCTCATTGATCTTCTGCTGGGACATACTGATCATTCTGGTGCAGCTCTTCCTCACTCTGCTAAAGTCACTGTTCCATCTTGTACGGCCACCGAAAGCGAAAAGTCTGACCGGCGAGGTGGCGGCG GTGATTGGCAGTGGACGTGGTGTTGGCTATGATCTCGCTCTTCAACTGGCAGCACTCGGCGTGAAGGTGGCTTGTATCGACATCAACACGACGGACAATGATCTGCTGGTGCGAAAGATCCAGGCCGCTGGCGGTACGGCTTGTGCGATCGAGTGTGATGTCACGGATAAAGCTGCCGTcggcaaaatggtggccactgtCGAGCGTAATTTTGGCACGATTAGTATGTTGTTGCACTGTTGCAACGTGCCGAGTGCCCGAAGTCTCGTGACCGAACCACCGCCAATCGAGTTTACGTTGAACCTGGGTGTTATTTCCCACTTTTTG CTTCTAGAAGCAGTTCTACCAAAGATGAAGAAAGTATCACACGGCCATATCGTGTTCCTTACCTCGGTGGCTGGTGTCAGCGGGCTGAAGCATCAGATGCCATTGGCCGTGTCACAGTTTGCCGTGCAGGGCCTGTACGAGTCAACGCTCGAGGAGTTGCGCATCGAAAAGCGCCTACACACGATCCACACGACCCTGGTGCACATATATCCGTTCATCATTACCGATCACTGCTTGAATGATATTCGGTTGCGCATCTCGTCCGCCTTCGGACGCATCAAATCCGACGATGCAGCCCAGCGAATCATCGCCGGCGTACGGCGAAATGACCTCGAAATCAGCATTCCGGGCTATCTGTTGTTTCTAAGCCATCTGCTACGGTTATTGCCCCGCCGTGCCACGTTGCTATTGCGCGAGTTGATTGACACCGGGTTAGATCTTtga
- the LOC125951665 gene encoding acyl-CoA:lysophosphatidylglycerol acyltransferase 1-like isoform X3 has protein sequence MALCSIRKVIKYPWAVIRTVLVVANNIYCVPTYLVWMFLLWPLKKIHETYYYRIEGVLFHWLLANVSMWSWTAGYEVVEMGDDITTAFDRRTLVLANHQSTSDVPLLMAAFNAKKGILPNIMWIMDRLFKYTNFGAVSLVHQDFFIASGKNNRDKSLQQLKSHIEKCYVPRKRKWMVLFPEGGFLRKRKEVSQRFAEKNNLPVLNNVTLPRVGAMKAIMDVLGAPMDINDASIEYAMQEATKQSESNSTIINSEAISKDDDDCDNCKETSYAMLNGQPGGCLEYILDITIAYPQGVPLDLPNIVHGIRDPCQTFLFYKLYHCSEVPRESETLTQWLYNRFYEKEKLLEEFYRSGSWPASCTVPPTVVHQDLLRFLLIHLFFITSTYVHLQLILTLINYTNII, from the exons ATGGCGCTCTGCAGCATAAG GAAAGTCATCAAATACCCGTGGGCCGTTATCCGAACGGTGCTAGTGGTCGCTAACAACATCTACTGCGTACCGACGTATCTGGTGTGGATGTTTTTGCTATGGCCGTTGAAAAAGATTCATGAAACCTACTACTACCGCATCGAAGGTGTGCTCTTTCACTGGCTGCTGGCAAACGTTTCCATGTGGTCGTGGACGGCGGGATACGAAG TGGTCGAAATGGGTGACGACATCACTACGGCGTTCGATCGACGCACGCTGGTTTTGGCCAATCATCAAAGCACTTCGGATGTGCCCTTGCTCATGGCGGCCTTCAACGCAAAGAAGGGAATCTTGCCGAATATTATGTGGATCATGGATCGACTGTTCAAGTACACCAACTTTGGTGCCGTCAGCCTCGTGCATCAAGATTTCTTTATCGCTTCG GGAAAAAATAATCGCGACAaatcgctgcagcagctcaaaTCGCACATAGAAAAGTGTTATGTGCCCCGGAAACGGAAGTGGATGGTACTGTTTCCAGAGGGAGGTTTCCTgcggaaacggaaggaagtTAGCCAAAG GTTTGCGGAGAAAAACAATCTACCAGTATTAAACAACGTCACGCTGCCGCGCGTTGGTGCAATGAAGGCGATCATGGATGTTCTCGGTGCACCGATGGACATCAACGACGCCTCGATTGAGTACGCAATGCAAGAGGCAACGAAACAATCGGAAAGCAACAGCACTATCATCAATAGCGAAGCAATAAGtaaggacgacgatgactgtG ATAATTGCAAGGAAACTTCCTACGCGATGCTTAATGGGCAACCCGGTGGGTGCCTGGAGTACATACTGGATATAACGATTGCCTACCCACAGGGCGTACCGCTAGATTTACCAAACATTGTGCACGGAATACGTGATCCGTGTCAAACCTTTTTATTTTACAAGCTTTATCATTGCTCCGAG GTTCCTCGTGAAAGCGAAACACTTACCCAGTGGCTGTACAATCGGTTttacgagaaggagaagctgctGGAAGAGTTCTACCGTAGCGGaagctggccagccagctgtaCCGTTCCGCCGACGGTTGTGCACCAGGACTTGCTACGGTTTTTGCTGATCCATCTGTTCTTCATCACTTCGACCTATGTGCACCTACAGCTGATACTGACGCTGATCAACTATACCAACATAAT CTAG
- the LOC125951667 gene encoding estradiol 17-beta-dehydrogenase 11-like isoform X1, whose translation MYNRSVRRWNSSEEQSPSAAAAAHRQLPAWLDCHRKPVRMILRLYASLIFCWDILIILVQLFLTLLKSLFHLVRPPKAKSLTGEVAAVIGSGRGVGYDLALQLAALGVKVACIDINTTDNDLLVRKIQAAGGTACAIECDVTDKAAVGKMVATVERNFGTISMLLHCCNVPSARSLVTEPPPIEFTLNLGVISHFLLLEAVLPKMKKVSHGHIVFLTSVAGVSGLKHQMPLAVSQFAVQGLYESTLEELRIEKRLHTIHTTLVHIYPFIITDHCLNDIRLRISSAFGRIKSDDAAQRIIAGVRRNDLEISIPGYLLFLSHLLRLLPRRATLLLRELIDTGLDL comes from the exons ATGTATAATCGATCGGTTAGACGATGGAAC TCCTCCGAGGAGCAAagtccttcagcagcagcagcagcccaccgTCAATTGCCTGCTTGGCTCGATTGTCATCGGAAACCGGTCAGAATGATCTTACGATTATACGCCTCATTGATCTTCTGCTGGGACATACTGATCATTCTGGTGCAGCTCTTCCTCACTCTGCTAAAGTCACTGTTCCATCTTGTACGGCCACCGAAAGCGAAAAGTCTGACCGGCGAGGTGGCGGCG GTGATTGGCAGTGGACGTGGTGTTGGCTATGATCTCGCTCTTCAACTGGCAGCACTCGGCGTGAAGGTGGCTTGTATCGACATCAACACGACGGACAATGATCTGCTGGTGCGAAAGATCCAGGCCGCTGGCGGTACGGCTTGTGCGATCGAGTGTGATGTCACGGATAAAGCTGCCGTcggcaaaatggtggccactgtCGAGCGTAATTTTGGCACGATTAGTATGTTGTTGCACTGTTGCAACGTGCCGAGTGCCCGAAGTCTCGTGACCGAACCACCGCCAATCGAGTTTACGTTGAACCTGGGTGTTATTTCCCACTTTTTG CTTCTAGAAGCAGTTCTACCAAAGATGAAGAAAGTATCACACGGCCATATCGTGTTCCTTACCTCGGTGGCTGGTGTCAGCGGGCTGAAGCATCAGATGCCATTGGCCGTGTCACAGTTTGCCGTGCAGGGCCTGTACGAGTCAACGCTCGAGGAGTTGCGCATCGAAAAGCGCCTACACACGATCCACACGACCCTGGTGCACATATATCCGTTCATCATTACCGATCACTGCTTGAATGATATTCGGTTGCGCATCTCGTCCGCCTTCGGACGCATCAAATCCGACGATGCAGCCCAGCGAATCATCGCCGGCGTACGGCGAAATGACCTCGAAATCAGCATTCCGGGCTATCTGTTGTTTCTAAGCCATCTGCTACGGTTATTGCCCCGCCGTGCCACGTTGCTATTGCGCGAGTTGATTGACACCGGGTTAGATCTTtga
- the LOC125951665 gene encoding acyl-CoA:lysophosphatidylglycerol acyltransferase 1-like isoform X2, with protein MALCSIRKVIKYPWAVIRTVLVVANNIYCVPTYLVWMFLLWPLKKIHETYYYRIEGVLFHWLLANVSMWSWTAGYEVVEMGDDITTAFDRRTLVLANHQSTSDVPLLMAAFNAKKGILPNIMWIMDRLFKYTNFGAVSLVHQDFFIASGKNNRDKSLQQLKSHIEKCYVPRKRKWMVLFPEGGFLRKRKEVSQRFAEKNNLPVLNNVTLPRVGAMKAIMDVLGAPMDINDASIEYAMQEATKQSESNSTIINSEAISKDDDDCDNCKETSYAMLNGQPGGCLEYILDITIAYPQGVPLDLPNIVHGIRDPCQTFLFYKLYHCSEVPRESETLTQWLYNRFYEKEKLLEEFYRSGSWPASCTVPPTVVHQDLLRFLLIHLFFITSTYVHLQLILTLINYTNIMYVYMLS; from the exons ATGGCGCTCTGCAGCATAAG GAAAGTCATCAAATACCCGTGGGCCGTTATCCGAACGGTGCTAGTGGTCGCTAACAACATCTACTGCGTACCGACGTATCTGGTGTGGATGTTTTTGCTATGGCCGTTGAAAAAGATTCATGAAACCTACTACTACCGCATCGAAGGTGTGCTCTTTCACTGGCTGCTGGCAAACGTTTCCATGTGGTCGTGGACGGCGGGATACGAAG TGGTCGAAATGGGTGACGACATCACTACGGCGTTCGATCGACGCACGCTGGTTTTGGCCAATCATCAAAGCACTTCGGATGTGCCCTTGCTCATGGCGGCCTTCAACGCAAAGAAGGGAATCTTGCCGAATATTATGTGGATCATGGATCGACTGTTCAAGTACACCAACTTTGGTGCCGTCAGCCTCGTGCATCAAGATTTCTTTATCGCTTCG GGAAAAAATAATCGCGACAaatcgctgcagcagctcaaaTCGCACATAGAAAAGTGTTATGTGCCCCGGAAACGGAAGTGGATGGTACTGTTTCCAGAGGGAGGTTTCCTgcggaaacggaaggaagtTAGCCAAAG GTTTGCGGAGAAAAACAATCTACCAGTATTAAACAACGTCACGCTGCCGCGCGTTGGTGCAATGAAGGCGATCATGGATGTTCTCGGTGCACCGATGGACATCAACGACGCCTCGATTGAGTACGCAATGCAAGAGGCAACGAAACAATCGGAAAGCAACAGCACTATCATCAATAGCGAAGCAATAAGtaaggacgacgatgactgtG ATAATTGCAAGGAAACTTCCTACGCGATGCTTAATGGGCAACCCGGTGGGTGCCTGGAGTACATACTGGATATAACGATTGCCTACCCACAGGGCGTACCGCTAGATTTACCAAACATTGTGCACGGAATACGTGATCCGTGTCAAACCTTTTTATTTTACAAGCTTTATCATTGCTCCGAG GTTCCTCGTGAAAGCGAAACACTTACCCAGTGGCTGTACAATCGGTTttacgagaaggagaagctgctGGAAGAGTTCTACCGTAGCGGaagctggccagccagctgtaCCGTTCCGCCGACGGTTGTGCACCAGGACTTGCTACGGTTTTTGCTGATCCATCTGTTCTTCATCACTTCGACCTATGTGCACCTACAGCTGATACTGACGCTGATCAACTATACCAACATAATGTACGTGTACATGCTGAGCTAA
- the LOC125951036 gene encoding ketohexokinase-like → METFGSSTNKKILCVGLCNIDIIQTCATYPKEDSDQRCQSSRWQRGGNASNNCTVLANLGADCELLASFSDSAQFQFALDDLRRRRIQFAHCTFHRDTEVPLSTVWLSLATGTRTIVHSNPNLPELTVNDFAKCNLEEYGWIHFEVPEHHIAHRI, encoded by the coding sequence ATGGAAACATTCGGTTCCTCAACGAACAAGAAGATCCTCTGCGTCGGTCTGTGTAACATTGATATCATTCAAACGTGCGCCACCTATCCAAAGGAGGATTCCGATCAGCGTTGCCAATCCAGCCGCTGGCAACGTGGTGGCAACGCATCAAATAACTGTACTGTGCTGGCCAATCTGGGAGCGGACTGTGAGTTACTCGCTTCATTCAGTGACTCTGCACAGTTTCAGTTTGCGCTGGACGATCTGCGTCGAAGAAGGATACAATTCGCTCACTGTACTTTCCATCGGGACACCGAAGTGCCGCTGTCGACCGTGTGGCTTAGTTTGGCAACTGGAACACGCACGATTGTACATAGCAATCCCAATCTGCCCGAGCTGACGGTGAATGATTTTGCGAAGTGTAATCTGGAGGAGTATGGTTGGATTCATTTTGAGGTACCCGAACATCACATTGCTCACAGGATATAG
- the LOC125951665 gene encoding acyl-CoA:lysophosphatidylglycerol acyltransferase 1-like isoform X1, whose amino-acid sequence MALCSIRKVIKYPWAVIRTVLVVANNIYCVPTYLVWMFLLWPLKKIHETYYYRIEGVLFHWLLANVSMWSWTAGYEVVEMGDDITTAFDRRTLVLANHQSTSDVPLLMAAFNAKKGILPNIMWIMDRLFKYTNFGAVSLVHQDFFIASGKNNRDKSLQQLKSHIEKCYVPRKRKWMVLFPEGGFLRKRKEVSQRFAEKNNLPVLNNVTLPRVGAMKAIMDVLGAPMDINDASIEYAMQEATKQSESNSTIINSEAISKDDDDCDNCKETSYAMLNGQPGGCLEYILDITIAYPQGVPLDLPNIVHGIRDPCQTFLFYKLYHCSEVPRESETLTQWLYNRFYEKEKLLEEFYRSGSWPASCTVPPTVVHQDLLRFLLIHLFFITSTYVHLQLILTLINYTNIMYDIASTAPNHV is encoded by the exons ATGGCGCTCTGCAGCATAAG GAAAGTCATCAAATACCCGTGGGCCGTTATCCGAACGGTGCTAGTGGTCGCTAACAACATCTACTGCGTACCGACGTATCTGGTGTGGATGTTTTTGCTATGGCCGTTGAAAAAGATTCATGAAACCTACTACTACCGCATCGAAGGTGTGCTCTTTCACTGGCTGCTGGCAAACGTTTCCATGTGGTCGTGGACGGCGGGATACGAAG TGGTCGAAATGGGTGACGACATCACTACGGCGTTCGATCGACGCACGCTGGTTTTGGCCAATCATCAAAGCACTTCGGATGTGCCCTTGCTCATGGCGGCCTTCAACGCAAAGAAGGGAATCTTGCCGAATATTATGTGGATCATGGATCGACTGTTCAAGTACACCAACTTTGGTGCCGTCAGCCTCGTGCATCAAGATTTCTTTATCGCTTCG GGAAAAAATAATCGCGACAaatcgctgcagcagctcaaaTCGCACATAGAAAAGTGTTATGTGCCCCGGAAACGGAAGTGGATGGTACTGTTTCCAGAGGGAGGTTTCCTgcggaaacggaaggaagtTAGCCAAAG GTTTGCGGAGAAAAACAATCTACCAGTATTAAACAACGTCACGCTGCCGCGCGTTGGTGCAATGAAGGCGATCATGGATGTTCTCGGTGCACCGATGGACATCAACGACGCCTCGATTGAGTACGCAATGCAAGAGGCAACGAAACAATCGGAAAGCAACAGCACTATCATCAATAGCGAAGCAATAAGtaaggacgacgatgactgtG ATAATTGCAAGGAAACTTCCTACGCGATGCTTAATGGGCAACCCGGTGGGTGCCTGGAGTACATACTGGATATAACGATTGCCTACCCACAGGGCGTACCGCTAGATTTACCAAACATTGTGCACGGAATACGTGATCCGTGTCAAACCTTTTTATTTTACAAGCTTTATCATTGCTCCGAG GTTCCTCGTGAAAGCGAAACACTTACCCAGTGGCTGTACAATCGGTTttacgagaaggagaagctgctGGAAGAGTTCTACCGTAGCGGaagctggccagccagctgtaCCGTTCCGCCGACGGTTGTGCACCAGGACTTGCTACGGTTTTTGCTGATCCATCTGTTCTTCATCACTTCGACCTATGTGCACCTACAGCTGATACTGACGCTGATCAACTATACCAACATAAT GTATGACATCGCaagcaccgcaccgaaccACGTTTGA
- the LOC125951668 gene encoding ketohexokinase-like translates to MIARIHRWNNEQMEGDSAKITISVELEKPRASNLELLVKGIDYVFIGKDFARYLQHEAARAAVEGIKRLHPGQYTVICPWGASDTVSQDAEGRWYSQPTYPPSVIRDSLGAGDTFVAGCIFKLFVGKSTLPEALEYASRLAGAKLAHFGFDIPGYSVQ, encoded by the coding sequence ATGATTGCCCGGATTCATCGCTGGAACAACGAACAGATGGAAGGAGATTCGGCAAAGATTACGATCTCTGTAGAGCTAGAGAAACCACGTGCCTCGAatctggagctgctggtgaaggGGATCGATTATGTGTTTATAGGAAAGGATTTCGCTCGCTATTTACAACACGAAGCGGCTCGAGCTGCGGTGGAAGGAATCAAACGGCTGCATCCCGGCCAATACACCGTTATCTGTCCATGGGGAGCGAGCGATACGGTTTCACAGGATGCCGAAGGACGTTGGTACAGCCAACCTACGTATCCGCCATCCGTAATACGTGACAGTCTCGGTGCGGGAGACACCTTTGTGGCTGGTTGCATTTTTAAGTTGTTCGTAGGGAAAAGCACACTGCCGGAAGCCCTCGAATATGCATCCCGCTTGGCTGGTGCCAAGTTGGCCCATTTTGGATTCGATATACCGGGTTATAGTGTGCAATAG